In Janthinobacterium rivuli, a single genomic region encodes these proteins:
- the truA gene encoding tRNA pseudouridine(38-40) synthase TruA has protein sequence MQNITTATPLKRIVLGLQYDGTAWHGYQKQEDGQTVQDQLENALEQFARVRLATTCAGRTDTGVHALEQVVHFDTDLNRDVHSWVRGVNAFLPKSIAVRWAKELEGDPTVNDFFHARFSARARTYHYVLYNNATRSPLVEGRAGFFFRPLDVELMRQAVQPLLGWHDFTAFRAAQCQAKSPVKLMHDIRIERRGDCVIFTITANAFLHHMVRNLVGSLVYIGTGREKPDWLGHLLESKDRHAAAPTFMPDGLYLAQIDYDPKWALPQDSSSALPWF, from the coding sequence ATGCAAAATATTACGACAGCAACGCCACTCAAGCGTATCGTCCTCGGCCTGCAGTACGACGGCACGGCCTGGCACGGATACCAGAAGCAGGAAGACGGGCAAACGGTGCAGGACCAGCTGGAAAACGCGCTGGAGCAGTTCGCCCGCGTGCGCCTGGCCACTACCTGCGCCGGCCGCACGGATACGGGCGTGCATGCGCTCGAGCAAGTCGTGCATTTCGATACGGACCTGAACCGCGACGTGCACTCGTGGGTGCGCGGCGTCAACGCCTTCCTGCCGAAATCCATTGCCGTGCGCTGGGCCAAGGAACTCGAAGGCGATCCGACGGTCAATGACTTTTTCCACGCCCGTTTCAGCGCCCGCGCGCGCACTTATCATTATGTGTTGTACAACAACGCTACCCGTTCGCCGCTGGTGGAAGGGCGTGCCGGCTTCTTTTTCCGGCCGCTGGACGTGGAACTGATGCGCCAGGCCGTGCAGCCGCTCTTGGGCTGGCACGATTTCACGGCCTTCCGCGCCGCGCAATGCCAGGCCAAGTCGCCTGTCAAGCTCATGCACGACATCCGCATCGAGCGGCGCGGTGATTGCGTGATTTTTACGATTACGGCCAATGCCTTCCTGCACCACATGGTGCGCAACCTGGTCGGTTCGCTCGTCTACATCGGCACGGGTCGGGAAAAGCCGGACTGGCTGGGGCATCTGCTGGAAAGCAAGGACCGCCACGCTGCCGCGCCCACCTTCATGCCGGACGGCCTGTACCTGGCGCAGATCGATTACGATCCGAAATGGGCATTGCCGCAGGACAGCAGCAGCGCTTTGCCCTGGTTTTGA
- the trpB gene encoding tryptophan synthase subunit beta: protein MNDHTTAPGAAAALFHATDYPFPDLRGHFGPYGGSFVAETLTHALAELKDAYARYSVDPEFLEEFRYELKHFVGRPSPIYHAKRWSELAGGAQIYFKREDLNHTGAHKINNVIGQALLAKRMGKPRIIAETGAGQHGVATATICARFGLECVVYMGSEDVKRQAQNVYRMKLLGATVVPVESGSKTLKDALNEAMRDWVTNIENTFYIIGTVAGPHPYPMMVRDFQSVIGEECLVQMPEMTGRQPDYVLACIGGGSNAMGIFYPYIDQKDVKLIGVEAAGEGLDTGKHSASLTAGFPGVLHGNRTYLLQDDNGQIIETHSVSAGLDYPGVGPEHAWLKDSGRAQYVSITDDEALQAFHDCCHIEGIIPALESSHALAYAAKLAATLPKDQIVLANLSGRGDKDMHTVAERMGLNFS from the coding sequence ATGAATGACCACACCACCGCGCCCGGCGCAGCCGCCGCATTGTTCCACGCCACCGATTACCCGTTTCCCGACCTGCGCGGCCACTTCGGCCCGTACGGCGGCTCCTTCGTTGCCGAAACGCTCACGCATGCGCTGGCCGAGCTGAAAGATGCCTACGCCCGCTACAGCGTCGATCCGGAGTTCCTCGAAGAATTCCGCTACGAGCTGAAACACTTCGTCGGCCGTCCGTCGCCGATCTACCACGCCAAGCGCTGGTCCGAGCTGGCCGGCGGCGCGCAAATTTACTTTAAACGCGAAGACTTGAACCACACGGGCGCGCACAAGATCAATAACGTGATTGGCCAGGCCTTGCTGGCCAAGCGCATGGGCAAGCCGCGCATCATCGCCGAGACGGGCGCCGGCCAGCATGGCGTGGCCACGGCCACCATCTGCGCCCGCTTCGGCCTCGAATGCGTGGTCTACATGGGCAGCGAAGACGTCAAGCGCCAGGCGCAGAACGTGTACCGCATGAAATTGCTGGGCGCGACCGTCGTGCCCGTCGAATCCGGTTCCAAGACCCTCAAGGATGCGCTGAACGAAGCCATGCGCGACTGGGTCACGAATATCGAAAACACCTTTTACATCATCGGCACCGTGGCCGGCCCCCATCCGTATCCGATGATGGTGCGCGACTTCCAGTCCGTGATCGGCGAGGAATGCCTGGTGCAGATGCCGGAAATGACGGGCCGCCAGCCCGACTATGTGCTGGCCTGCATCGGCGGCGGCTCGAACGCCATGGGCATTTTTTACCCGTATATCGACCAGAAAGATGTAAAACTGATCGGCGTGGAAGCGGCCGGCGAAGGACTGGACACGGGCAAGCATTCGGCGTCGCTGACGGCCGGCTTCCCGGGCGTGCTGCACGGCAACCGCACCTATCTGCTGCAAGATGACAACGGTCAGATCATCGAGACGCACTCCGTCTCGGCCGGCCTCGACTATCCGGGCGTGGGTCCGGAACATGCATGGCTGAAAGATTCGGGCCGCGCGCAGTATGTGTCGATCACCGATGACGAGGCGCTGCAGGCTTTCCACGACTGCTGCCATATCGAAGGCATCATCCCGGCCCTGGAATCGTCGCACGCACTGGCTTACGCGGCCAAGCTGGCGGCCACCTTGCCGAAAGACCAGATCGTGCTGGCCAACCTGTCGGGCCGTGGCGACAAGGACATGCATACCGTGGCGGAGCGCATGGGATTGAATTTCTCTTAA
- the accD gene encoding acetyl-CoA carboxylase, carboxyltransferase subunit beta — protein sequence MSWLEKLLPPRIQRSDAAARKTMPEGLWVKCPSCEAVLYRTDLESNLHVCPKCDHHMRIRARERLDSLLDAGGRYEIGQEILPVDTLKFKDSKKYPDRLKSAMEATGETDAMVVMGGAIMSLPVVVACFEFEFMGGSMGSVVGERFVRGAQIALEQKVPFICITATGGARMQEGLLSLMQMAKTTAMLTKLSEKKLPFISVLTDPTMGGVSASFAFMGDVVIAEPKALIGFAGPRVIENTVREKLPEGFQRAEFLVTKGAVDMIVDRRKMREEIARLLALLQNQAVEVLA from the coding sequence ATGAGTTGGTTGGAAAAACTGCTGCCACCGCGCATCCAGCGTTCGGACGCCGCCGCGCGCAAGACCATGCCGGAAGGCCTGTGGGTCAAGTGCCCGTCGTGCGAAGCCGTGCTGTACCGTACGGACCTGGAATCGAATTTGCACGTGTGCCCGAAATGCGACCATCACATGCGCATCCGCGCGCGTGAACGCCTCGACAGCCTGCTCGACGCGGGCGGCCGCTATGAAATCGGCCAGGAAATCCTGCCTGTCGACACCTTGAAATTCAAGGACAGCAAGAAATACCCGGATCGCCTGAAGTCCGCCATGGAAGCGACGGGCGAGACGGATGCGATGGTCGTCATGGGCGGCGCCATCATGAGCCTGCCGGTTGTCGTGGCGTGCTTCGAATTCGAATTCATGGGCGGCTCCATGGGTTCCGTCGTGGGCGAGCGTTTCGTGCGCGGCGCGCAAATCGCGCTGGAACAGAAAGTGCCGTTCATTTGCATCACCGCCACCGGTGGCGCGCGCATGCAGGAAGGCTTGCTGTCCCTGATGCAGATGGCGAAAACCACGGCCATGCTGACCAAGCTGTCCGAAAAGAAATTGCCATTCATCAGCGTGCTGACCGACCCGACCATGGGCGGCGTGTCCGCCTCGTTCGCCTTCATGGGCGACGTCGTCATCGCTGAACCGAAAGCGCTGATCGGCTTTGCCGGTCCGCGCGTGATTGAAAACACCGTGCGCGAAAAACTGCCGGAAGGCTTCCAGCGCGCCGAGTTCCTCGTCACCAAGGGCGCCGTCGACATGATCGTCGACCGCCGCAAGATGCGCGAAGAAATCGCTCGTCTGCTGGCCTTGTTGCAAAACCAGGCTGTGGAAGTCCTGGCGTAA
- the purF gene encoding amidophosphoribosyltransferase gives MCGIVGVVSHQPVNQLLYDALLLLQHRGQDAAGIATNHSSMFSMHKANGLVRDVFRTRNMRSLQGTTGIGHCRYPTAGSSSEEEAQPFYVNAPFGITLAHNGNLTNWEQLKLEMFKNDRRHINTDSDSEVLLNVLAHEIQEATTGLNLDPEAIFKAVTVLNRRVKGGYAAVAQIAGVGLLAFRDPHGIRPLCLGINETEQGPEYLIASESVALEGMGFRFVRDIGPGEAVFIDADKKLHSAQCADNASLNPCVFEFVYLARPDSVIDGASVYATRLKMGEYLAEKIRAELPGVHIDVVMPIPDSSRPAAIQLAMALNIEYREGFIKNRYIGRTFIMPGQAARKKSVRQKLNAIPSEFKDKVVLLVDDSIVRGTTSREIVQMAREAGATKVIFASAAPPVIYPNVYGIDMPTRDELIAYGRTTEEVCREITADYLVYQDIGALKQAIADVNPALTNFEASCFDGVYVTGDVSQEYLDRLEYARHHPKAAAPEDTPRSQLNLNLATTEA, from the coding sequence ATGTGTGGCATCGTCGGCGTCGTTTCCCATCAACCTGTCAATCAATTGCTCTATGATGCATTGTTGCTCCTGCAACATCGCGGTCAGGACGCGGCAGGGATTGCGACCAATCACAGCAGTATGTTTTCCATGCACAAGGCCAACGGCCTCGTGCGTGACGTCTTCCGTACGCGCAACATGCGTTCGCTGCAAGGCACGACGGGCATCGGCCATTGCCGCTACCCGACGGCCGGTTCGTCGAGCGAAGAGGAAGCACAACCGTTCTATGTGAATGCGCCGTTCGGCATCACCCTGGCGCACAATGGCAACCTGACCAACTGGGAGCAGTTGAAGCTGGAAATGTTCAAGAACGACCGCCGCCACATCAATACCGATTCCGACTCGGAAGTGCTGCTCAACGTGCTGGCGCATGAAATCCAGGAAGCGACGACGGGCCTGAACCTGGACCCGGAAGCCATCTTCAAGGCCGTGACCGTGCTGAACCGCCGCGTCAAGGGCGGTTATGCTGCCGTGGCGCAAATCGCCGGCGTGGGCTTGCTGGCCTTCCGCGATCCGCACGGCATCCGTCCGCTGTGCCTGGGCATCAATGAAACGGAGCAAGGTCCCGAATACCTGATCGCTTCCGAATCCGTCGCCCTGGAAGGCATGGGCTTCCGCTTCGTGCGTGACATCGGTCCCGGCGAAGCCGTGTTCATCGATGCCGACAAGAAATTGCACAGCGCCCAGTGCGCCGACAACGCCAGCCTGAACCCGTGCGTGTTCGAATTCGTCTACCTGGCCCGTCCCGACTCCGTCATCGACGGCGCCTCCGTGTACGCCACGCGCCTGAAAATGGGCGAATACCTGGCCGAAAAGATCCGTGCCGAGTTACCAGGCGTGCATATCGACGTGGTCATGCCGATTCCCGATTCCTCGCGTCCGGCCGCCATCCAGCTGGCCATGGCGCTCAACATCGAGTACCGCGAAGGCTTCATCAAGAACCGCTACATCGGCCGCACCTTCATCATGCCGGGCCAGGCGGCGCGCAAGAAATCCGTGCGCCAGAAGCTCAACGCGATCCCGTCCGAATTCAAGGATAAAGTGGTGCTGCTGGTCGACGATTCCATCGTGCGCGGCACCACCAGCCGTGAAATCGTGCAGATGGCGCGTGAAGCGGGCGCGACGAAAGTCATCTTCGCCTCGGCAGCGCCTCCGGTGATTTACCCGAACGTGTACGGCATCGACATGCCGACGCGCGACGAACTGATCGCCTACGGCCGCACGACGGAAGAAGTGTGCCGCGAAATTACGGCCGACTACCTGGTCTACCAGGATATCGGCGCGCTGAAGCAGGCGATCGCCGACGTCAATCCTGCGCTCACCAACTTCGAGGCGTCGTGCTTCGATGGCGTGTACGTGACGGGCGACGTGTCGCAGGAATACCTGGACCGCCTGGAGTATGCGCGCCACCATCCGAAGGCGGCAGCGCCCGAAGATACGCCGCGTTCCCAGTTGAACCTGAACCTGGCGACGACAGAAGCATAA
- the trpA gene encoding tryptophan synthase subunit alpha produces the protein MSRIATTFANLKSNNKTGLVTFITAGDPGPDATVPLMHALVEGGADVLELGVPFSDPMAEGPVIQRACERALKFNVGIHDVFGYVRQFRETNQTTPVVLMGYANPIERIGSTAFIAAAQAAGADGAIVVDYPPEECEEFAAAMREAGLDLIFLLAPTSTEERIAQVAKVGGGFSYYVSLKGVTGAGNIDTEQVAERLAAIRQHVKLPIGVGFGIRDGATAKAVAKVADAVVIGSRIIQEIENAPEGGAVDAVRSFTAGIRAALDA, from the coding sequence ATGTCCCGTATCGCCACCACCTTTGCCAATTTAAAATCGAACAACAAGACCGGCCTGGTCACTTTCATCACCGCCGGCGACCCCGGCCCTGACGCCACCGTGCCGCTGATGCACGCGCTCGTCGAGGGCGGCGCCGATGTGCTGGAACTGGGCGTGCCGTTTTCCGACCCCATGGCCGAAGGCCCCGTCATCCAGCGGGCCTGCGAGCGGGCATTGAAATTCAATGTGGGCATCCACGACGTGTTCGGCTACGTGCGCCAGTTCCGTGAAACGAACCAGACGACCCCCGTGGTGCTGATGGGCTATGCCAACCCCATCGAGCGCATCGGCAGCACCGCCTTCATTGCAGCGGCGCAAGCAGCCGGCGCCGACGGCGCCATCGTCGTCGACTATCCGCCGGAAGAGTGCGAGGAATTCGCGGCCGCCATGCGCGAAGCGGGCCTCGACCTGATCTTCCTGCTGGCGCCCACCTCGACGGAAGAGCGCATCGCGCAAGTGGCCAAGGTTGGCGGCGGCTTCAGCTACTATGTGTCGCTCAAGGGCGTCACGGGCGCCGGCAACATTGATACGGAACAGGTGGCGGAGCGCCTCGCGGCCATCCGCCAGCATGTAAAATTGCCTATCGGCGTGGGCTTCGGCATTCGCGATGGCGCCACGGCCAAGGCCGTGGCCAAGGTGGCCGATGCCGTCGTGATCGGCAGCCGCATCATCCAGGAGATAGAAAATGCCCCGGAAGGCGGCGCCGTCGACGCCGTGCGCAGCTTTACGGCAGGCATCCGCGCCGCACTGGATGCCTGA
- a CDS encoding phosphoribosylanthranilate isomerase, with amino-acid sequence MPRTRIKICGLTRVEDIQAVVAAGADAIGFVFYPKSPRYVTPEQAAALIAAVPPYVTTVGLFVNATVEDVRATKAVAPLSLLQFHGDETPEHSAALAGAVNTPFTQVFRVKPDTSFEDLLEYEQRYRAASPLFSSLLLDTYVDAYGGAGKVFDWSLIPKELAPRVVFSGGLSVQNATDAVVRVRPYAVDISSGVEASKGIKDASLVRAFIAAVQDADAIIARGNNHE; translated from the coding sequence ATGCCTCGCACACGCATCAAGATCTGCGGCCTGACCCGCGTTGAAGACATCCAGGCCGTCGTGGCGGCCGGCGCCGACGCCATCGGCTTCGTGTTCTATCCGAAAAGCCCCCGCTACGTGACGCCCGAACAGGCAGCTGCCCTGATCGCCGCCGTGCCGCCCTACGTGACGACGGTGGGCCTGTTCGTCAACGCCACGGTGGAAGACGTACGGGCAACGAAGGCCGTTGCGCCTTTGTCTCTGCTGCAATTTCATGGCGACGAGACGCCGGAACACAGCGCCGCGCTGGCTGGCGCCGTGAATACGCCGTTTACGCAAGTGTTCCGCGTCAAACCCGACACCTCCTTTGAAGATTTGCTAGAATACGAACAGCGCTATCGCGCCGCCAGTCCCTTGTTCTCCAGCCTCTTGCTCGATACCTATGTGGATGCCTATGGCGGTGCAGGAAAGGTATTTGATTGGTCCCTCATTCCAAAAGAACTCGCGCCTCGGGTCGTTTTCAGTGGTGGCTTGAGCGTACAAAACGCGACTGACGCAGTGGTGCGCGTGCGCCCTTACGCCGTCGACATCAGCAGTGGTGTCGAAGCGTCCAAGGGCATCAAGGACGCATCCCTGGTCCGCGCGTTTATCGCCGCGGTGCAGGATGCCGATGCCATCATTGCCAGAGGAAACAACCATGAATGA
- a CDS encoding SPOR domain-containing protein — MGLFSKLFKNKQESSGEDSGFYVPGEAQSPTRKRAANTSGGGGSRRGGKEAPDPVLPEKKRARRRLVGAIALALGVAVGLPMLLDSEPKAPFNDIAIDIPSKEKAVAPAPAPVPAVPAQAAANGLDQSEEIVDTPLPPAAKPTPTPAPVLAAAQPAPVKPTYVEPKPEPKPVKVEPKPEPKHESKPEPKHESKPEPKHEVKPEAKPEPKPAKPAQSADDAARALAILEGKPQDKPQEKVQDKAHDAGSGKFVVQVAALATQDKVDELQDKLREAGIKSYTQKVSSPAGERIRVRVGPFGSREDAEKTRAKLQKLGLGGSLVPA; from the coding sequence ATGGGCTTGTTCTCGAAACTGTTTAAAAACAAGCAAGAATCCTCTGGCGAAGACAGCGGCTTTTATGTCCCTGGCGAAGCACAGTCGCCGACCCGCAAGCGCGCAGCCAACACCTCCGGTGGCGGCGGATCGCGCCGTGGCGGCAAGGAGGCGCCGGATCCGGTCTTGCCTGAAAAAAAGCGCGCACGCCGTCGCCTGGTCGGGGCCATTGCCCTGGCCCTGGGCGTGGCTGTCGGCTTGCCGATGCTGCTCGATTCCGAGCCGAAGGCACCGTTCAACGATATCGCCATCGACATTCCGTCGAAGGAAAAGGCTGTTGCGCCTGCACCGGCGCCCGTGCCGGCCGTCCCGGCGCAAGCTGCAGCGAATGGCCTGGACCAGTCCGAGGAAATCGTCGATACGCCGCTGCCGCCTGCGGCCAAGCCGACGCCCACACCGGCACCCGTGCTGGCCGCCGCCCAGCCTGCACCGGTCAAGCCAACTTATGTGGAACCGAAACCCGAGCCCAAGCCTGTCAAGGTGGAGCCGAAACCGGAACCGAAACACGAAAGCAAGCCCGAGCCGAAACACGAGTCCAAGCCCGAACCCAAGCATGAAGTAAAACCGGAAGCCAAGCCCGAACCGAAGCCTGCCAAGCCGGCGCAATCGGCCGACGATGCCGCGCGCGCGCTGGCGATTCTGGAAGGCAAGCCACAAGACAAACCGCAAGAGAAGGTGCAAGACAAGGCGCACGACGCCGGCAGCGGCAAGTTCGTGGTGCAGGTGGCGGCCCTGGCGACGCAGGACAAGGTTGACGAATTGCAGGACAAGCTGCGCGAAGCGGGCATCAAGTCGTACACTCAGAAAGTCTCCAGCCCGGCGGGCGAGCGTATCCGCGTGCGCGTGGGCCCGTTCGGCAGCCGCGAAGACGCCGAAAAGACCCGCGCCAAGCTGCAAAAGCTGGGCCTGGGCGGCAGTCTGGTGCCGGCGTGA
- the folC gene encoding bifunctional tetrahydrofolate synthase/dihydrofolate synthase, translated as MQNLPTTLPDWLAMLETRHSETQINMGLDRVQAVKARMQLAFTCPVIMVAGTNGKGSTCAMLESVLLRAGYKVGLYIKPHFLDFNERARVLGEMASDEQIVASFHAVEAVRGDTPLTYFEFTTLAILHLLSQAKLDVAILEVGLGGRLDAVNVIDADVAIVTSVDIDHTDYLGDTREAIGFEKAGIFRPGKAAICSDPVPPQSLIDHAEAIGADLWLMGRDFNYSGDKQQWNYGGREQRRNSLAYPSLRGANQILNATAVLAALEVLKLKLPVGAQEVRTGLVTVELPGRFQVLPGRPSVILDVAHNPHAASALNQNLGNMGFHPYTYAVFGSMLDKDIDGVLAAMSEHVDHWCLTGLPSPRAATASELAAKVQIMLEDKPDSSEHTVSIFDDPAQAFANAMSRAGENDRIVVFGSFLTVAGVMKARKSSLH; from the coding sequence ATGCAAAACCTCCCCACCACCTTGCCGGACTGGCTCGCCATGCTGGAAACCCGCCATTCGGAAACCCAGATCAACATGGGCCTGGACCGCGTGCAAGCCGTCAAGGCGCGCATGCAGCTGGCTTTTACTTGCCCCGTGATCATGGTGGCGGGCACGAATGGCAAGGGGTCCACCTGCGCCATGCTGGAATCCGTACTGTTGCGTGCCGGCTACAAAGTGGGGCTGTACATCAAGCCGCATTTTCTCGACTTTAACGAGCGCGCGCGCGTGCTGGGCGAGATGGCCAGCGACGAGCAGATCGTCGCCAGCTTCCATGCCGTCGAAGCCGTGCGCGGCGATACGCCGCTGACGTATTTCGAATTCACCACCCTGGCGATTTTGCATTTGCTGTCGCAGGCGAAGCTGGACGTGGCCATCCTGGAAGTAGGCCTGGGCGGGCGCCTGGATGCCGTCAACGTGATCGACGCCGACGTGGCCATCGTCACCAGCGTCGATATCGACCACACGGATTACCTGGGCGACACGCGCGAAGCGATCGGCTTTGAAAAGGCGGGCATTTTCCGTCCGGGCAAGGCGGCCATCTGCAGCGACCCCGTGCCGCCGCAGTCGCTGATCGACCATGCCGAGGCCATCGGCGCCGACCTGTGGCTGATGGGCCGCGATTTCAATTATTCGGGCGACAAGCAGCAGTGGAACTACGGCGGACGCGAGCAGCGCCGCAATTCGCTCGCGTATCCAAGCTTGCGCGGCGCCAACCAGATCCTGAATGCGACGGCCGTGCTGGCCGCCCTGGAAGTGCTGAAGCTGAAACTGCCCGTGGGTGCGCAGGAAGTGCGCACGGGCCTGGTGACGGTGGAGCTGCCGGGCCGCTTCCAGGTCTTGCCTGGCCGACCCAGCGTGATCCTCGACGTGGCGCACAACCCCCACGCGGCGTCGGCGCTGAACCAGAACCTCGGCAATATGGGTTTCCACCCGTACACCTATGCCGTGTTCGGCTCCATGCTGGACAAGGACATCGATGGCGTATTGGCCGCGATGAGCGAACACGTCGACCACTGGTGCCTGACGGGCCTGCCTTCGCCGCGCGCGGCCACGGCTTCCGAGCTGGCCGCCAAGGTGCAGATCATGCTCGAAGACAAGCCTGACAGCAGCGAACATACTGTGTCTATTTTCGATGATCCGGCACAAGCTTTTGCAAATGCAATGAGCCGGGCCGGTGAGAATGATAGAATTGTGGTCTTTGGTTCTTTCCTCACCGTTGCCGGCGTGATGAAGGCCCGAAAATCCTCACTTCACTGA
- a CDS encoding CvpA family protein — translation MTIFDYLVLFVLVTSVLISMMRGLVKEILSLVSWIVAFVIANAYGATLAKFLPEAVPGEAIRLLLAFVVLFIGVRILMGLLSMTVDALVKVTGLSLADRTLGTLFGVARGLVIVLTAVILCGMTSIPQQPFWKNAQLSPLAEQGARAIKPYLPAAYAQHVKF, via the coding sequence GTGACGATCTTCGATTACCTGGTGCTGTTCGTGCTGGTGACGTCCGTGCTGATCAGCATGATGCGTGGCCTGGTCAAGGAAATACTGTCATTGGTCAGCTGGATCGTGGCGTTCGTCATCGCCAACGCGTATGGCGCCACCCTGGCGAAATTCCTGCCGGAAGCCGTACCGGGCGAAGCCATCCGTTTGTTGCTGGCTTTCGTGGTGCTGTTCATCGGCGTGCGCATTTTGATGGGATTGCTGTCCATGACGGTCGACGCGCTCGTCAAGGTGACGGGCCTGAGCCTGGCCGACCGCACCCTGGGCACCCTGTTCGGTGTGGCGCGGGGGCTTGTGATCGTGCTGACCGCCGTCATCTTGTGTGGCATGACTTCCATACCGCAGCAGCCATTCTGGAAAAACGCGCAGCTCAGCCCGCTCGCGGAGCAGGGCGCGCGCGCCATCAAGCCTTATCTGCCTGCCGCTTACGCGCAGCATGTGAAATTTTGA